GGTTTGAATTCAAGCCCTGGCCAGCCTTTCTCCTTCTCAACAACACCAATGCTACCAGTCTAGTTGACATCTGGTGTGTTTTCACTTTCAGGTAGGCCCTATTATCTAAATATCCATACCAAGCAGAGTCAATGGGAGAAACCAACACCGCCATCATCTGACACAGTGAGAGCATCCCACTTACTTGTAAAACATCGTCAATCAAGACGACCATCTTCATGGAAAGAAGAAAACATAACACGAAGTAAAGAAGAAGCTTTGGAAATACTGAAAGGTACGTTTCTATGGTTACTATGTAGTGTAgatgtagacaatagaaatgaaataacacaaaGGAAAGGAGCTGAATGAAAATGGCAAATGTTATATTGCTGTTTTATGAATGCACAATGGGGTTACCGTTATAATGTTAAGCAGGGTTAGACATGTATATGATACAACTTAGAGGGCGCCCTTCTTGTTACTCATACACTCGCCATACAAAACACCCAGGTTGACTCACTGatagatttacatgtatatatctgaGCACTGATTACAGTATCATACAGTTTGGTTAGAAAACTGACTTGCTGCTACATCATTTTACAACTACAGAGGGGTACAGAGTAAAATCTTAATTTTTTGTGTGGAATTATTACTTGTTGTGTAGGTAATGACTCCTTTCAACAAGCTTATTACATATTGGCAAACAGAAAGATGTCACTGCAAAAACTGATTGACGCTAACAAATCAGTTTTACCAAGTCCACAGAAATACAGTCCACTGATCATGTATTAAAAGTAGCCTGTCAATGGTTATGGATCTATGGTTAGCATTACACTGAAGTGCAGCAAAGTCACATATTCAACAACGTACGTAGACAGGCTGTAATAAAGtattcaataataataaattttaGTCCATTTGATTACTTTCTACACAGAAATAAactaaataaagtaaatacattGTTCCTCAATTCATGTGTTGATATCATATTTGTACAGGACACCGTCAAGCCATTGCGACTGGTCAAGTAGACTTTAGTCAACTAGCATCAACAGAGAGTGATTGCAGTTCAGCTAAGAATGGCGGAGACTTGGGACCATTTAAAGCTGGACAAATGCAGAAACCATTTGAAGACGCAACGTTTGCTTTGAATATTGGAGAGCTTAGTCAACCAGTGTTCACAGACTCTGGTATTCATATTATATTAAGAACTGGCTAGATGTAAATCTTATGGATGTCACAAATTTACTAGTGTATGTAGATTTAAATCTTGTCGATGCAACATGTACTAGTGCGTGTAGATTTAAAATGTAGGGAACACGAGTGAATTAAGTATGCCCCTGCAGCAGGACTGAAGAAAGTGGTACTAAAACAAACAAGGTCTTTCATATTACTTCAGATCTTCTTTGGTACCACTGTAGTGTCAGTACATTTGCCACTTTCTTGTTCGTTttgtaactttacaattttatcatatgtAGTTTACACTAActaagaaataaaaaatgttacCAACTAAAATCCTACAAACACACAGCAGTGTATCCACCCTTGTATCAaagtaaacttttgttccaaacacaacattcaaaattgtttcCTGAAATCTTTTACTTCACACTTCAGTCGTTGTAGATGCTATGTTTCTGAAACTTCTTTGTGTTTTTATGAAAGAAGTAGAATAAAAGAAGttgacaatagggaacttgcaaacctgccatgttgaatgttgcatcatgggaaatgtgatcataaatactaatcaaatagtattgtaaacagtatgttacattgtttgtaaccacaaataatcaattcatagtcattttgagaggtttattttatcggtagctccagattaggtattatggtAACCACAggtaatcccatagtcctttgcatctgagcatgctcagtctggattacaagttccctattatagAAAGGTGAAActgaaattatttaaaatgatagtattaaaagcaaagaaaacataaaatgtCTTAGTGAATTTGTATTGTAGTATTGTAACAAAACCATGTGTAATATTAGAATGCAATAATAGTGTTTTTATATGGAACTAAGACCAGTCCAACTACAGAGTGATGTGCACACTACACTGTGAAAAGCCGAGTCTTGAGGAAAGTAACAAGTTTGATAATGAACAAGACACAGGTTTCACATAGGATTAAGTAATATCTTTAATTCAACATTTCGGCTTTACATGGAAATCCTTCTTCGGGAATCTAAAAATGAACAGAAGATATGGACAATTTATAACATAAGGTTGAAGGAAAGGAGAATGACATACAGTTACAAGGGAATCGTGACAGTATGTGAGGTTGGAAAAGGTTAAAATAACACTGTAAACTAGAACTAGGAAGACTAAATACTAAAGTGGGTAAAAACCTAATTGTACTGGATTAGAAATGAAACAAGCTAAACATAATGTTTGCTGAACTGTCAGACAGTCTTTCCAAAttattcttttaattttcttCTAAAATTTTGTGTATGGGACCATGCTAGAATCTATGTGGTgtcatacattttgtgtatgggACCATGTTAGAATCTATGTGGTgtcatacattttgtgtatgggACCATGTTAGAATCTATGTGGTgtcatacattttgtgtatgggACCATGTTAGAATCTATGTGGTgtcatacattttgtgtatgggATCATGTTAGAATCTATGTGGTgtcatacattttgtgtatgggATCATGTTAGAATCTATGTGGTgtcatacattttgtgtatgggACCATGTTAGAATCTATGTGGTgtcatacattttgtgtatgggACCATGTTAGAATCTATGTGGTGTCATAAATTTTGTGTATGGGATCATGTTAGAATCTATGTGGTgtcatacattttgtgtatgggACCATGCTAGAATCTATGTGGTgtcatacattttgtgtatgggACCATGTTAGAATCTATGTGGTGTCATAAATTTTGTGTATGGGATCATGTTAGAATCTATGTGGTGTCATAAATTTTGTGTATGGGACCATGTTAGAATCTATGTGGTGTCATAAATTTTGTGTATGAGACCATGTTAGAATCTATGTGGTGTCATAAATTTTGTGTATGGGATCATGTTAGAAGCCATGTGGTGTCATAAATTTTGTGTATGGGATCATGTTAGAAGCCATGTCGTGTCATAGTCAGGCAGTAGCATTATATTTCTGTGTTTTTGCTTCTGTGGAATATTAACTTAGATTCCTACAAAAATTAAAGTAGGTTTAAAAGAAAAAAGGTAAACTGTAAGTGTTAGAAAGTGACCAACTATGTGTTTGTTGATGTGTGTAGGTGAGAGATAATAGCCAACAAAAGCTACTGTTGTCATTTTTCACCATTTTGTTGACCACTGTTAGTAGGTATCCATTGACTTGTAATGGCACTTTTCTGCCAAAGTGTTATTATCTTCTTCACCCTACAATGGCAGTATGTATTAATGATGCAGTGAACAGTGTTGACTGTATGTGTTCCTGGCAATCATTTTTCACCAATGACTTTTCTGTTTGTGGCAATCAGGAATTAAACAAGTTTCTCATCAATGACTTCGCTTGTTTGTGGCCATCAAAAATTAGACTCATTTCATCCATCACTTTGTCTGTTTGTGGCAGTCAAGATAAGTTTCATACCAAGACATGATCAGTGTTATAATTGATGACAGCTAGCAAAATCATCAGGTATGCCAACAAATGTTCATTGTAGCCTAAAGTCAAGTTGTGTGCAGATTCTTGTTTACAGAATCCATAGATGTTATAACAATTATACCAAAGTCAATGCTATTTGTTCCACAGTTGTAGTACAACAGAATCCATAGATGTTATAACAATTATACCAAAGTCAACGCTATTTGTTCCACAGTTGTAGTACAACAGAATCCATAGATGTTATAACAATTATACCAAAGTTAATAAATCTAGTTCTTGTGAAGAACGGTTGCAATACATGAATTAGTCTTGTATAATTTCTTGTGTGTGTCTTTCCTGGTCAGAGAAATAATGAAAAGGATATATGGTGTGTTCagatactagtaaataacaaaaaaaaattatgttggCTGTATGATGCCATATTGTTCCACCTTTGTTGACCTTCTCTCTGAGATGTTGAGGACACCCAAATAGAGCAAATCGTAGAGGCTACAAATTATGTTGTTACACTATACATGTTTTGGTCAtctttatataatatactattgTGGCAGCCTCCTTTTTTGCAAACTTTGACCAGAGAATCACGAActatatcccataattttaTCCTGGCAATTCTAGTCAAAATTTCATTCTCCCTAtccttaaaaaaaaataagttgtcatcaatattattatatgacTACACACACTGCTACCATCGCAACTGCGATTCTGTTTCGAATCTGATAGCTGACTTCTTGAATACAATACATACCGTTAGACTACGTCAGCTTACCTCCGATTAATGAGTATACCGCCACCTTGAGGTCACAAAGGGAATTTATCTGACAAATGTGTCGACCGGAGCAGCAGGAAAGCTCAATATATGTATGGTTCTTTACCGAGTTTACACGTAACTGTCCGTGTCCCTTTGTAATTAGTTATTCTGTTGTATTAAAGAATCTCTCACATGCAATTATGGGtatttaactttattttagttATTGTTACaccttgtaaccatggtaacttatCTCAAAATATGTTCATGAACAAGCTAAAAAAGATGAAGCAGGtgcaaaaaagaaaacaacagaaaacaatatttgcaaatgaaGCGCCAACTTACGGCCTACTAATAACTAAATATATTCTACAAGAAAAGCCAAAGTAACTTTTTTGAGAAAAGATACAAAcgcaaaacaatattttcaatgagAGAGTTTCAAAAGATATTTCGTTTTATGCCAGCGCCAGCTATAAGCTTACTTTAAAATAATTCTAAACGTCAATTTCTGAAATCATCCATCCCGGTACCAGCACAATATGCATGTCATACAACCACATTGTATTTAGATTAGATTCCTTAGCATCCATCTTTACTGACTTAGTGTGATGAAGGCGAATTCCgaataaaatgtttttgttgtcaGGATCAAGGATGCAATAAACTTGCTCACCGGGCCCGTAGTGATAGTTTAACGTCTTAAAACTAAATAATCGATGCACGTAGGAAAGAAGAAACGTAATTTACTGGGGATATAGGTTATTCAAATTGAAAGGATTGCTAAactttaatctttttttttaatcacaaTCGCATTCAGCAGATTTTTAGTACTCtgatagcctacctgtagacttgagaacgcCTAccgctacactattccgctatcccaactgtagcctacctgtagacttgagaacgcCTAccgctacactattccgctatcctaactgtagcctacctgtagacttgagaacggctatccctacactattccgctaggtcaaaaaaaaattatctggttctggtcagggtaaacattccaaagtggtgcgacgacgcgaattttttttttcctctatttttttttttttttttttttgcaaattagtaaatacacatttttttgatactttacatactctgttctatcatatttatctcttgaaaaacttcctttttcttcgaagcagtttaggctttgtatttaaacagtcttggcatgtagggtagatttcagctgtttgttctcctgatatcaggaataaataaggaacgggaaagcaaaaattatcggaaaaaaaggatcgacgcgagggtattaacggcatgcgcgcgctgaccagaaccagatatatttttttcggTCCTATCCTAACTGTatcctacctgtagacttgagaacgcCTAccgctacactattccgctataaTCCTAACTGTatcctacctgtagacttgagaacgcCTAccgctacactattccgctatcctaactgtagcctacctgtagacttgagaacgcCTACcgctacactattctgctatcctaacacAGGGCACTCAGACTTGGTtcgttatgtttacgaaaaacaaacaaacaaacaaacaaacaaacaaaataaataaataaataaataaataaatagatagatagataaataaataaataaataaataaataaaaaagcaaacaattaataaatagatagatagataaataaataaataaataaataaataaatactgacaatcatcaacaagagagtaattacaaatcattatcaacaacaagAGTTTTCCTATATGCGCGCGAAATGgccacaattgtacataccccaacAATTGTAGCCATTTACATTCGATGACCCTCTTTcacatatatacctatatatacGATCGTACACCTATTTAAACCTAATAGAATATATTGCGTGATACATGATGGTATCGGTTTTCCGGAGATGACTCCGCTCCAAGCCGCACAGTGCAGCGGAAGTCACGATTCCAACTTTCGGAGAATGGGTGAATAAGGGGTGAAGGGCACAAGTTATTTGAATTGTTGGGTTTTCATAATAGTATCCTTTCGATGATTCCATTGAACGACTGTTGTTCGCGGTTGACCTAATATGGTAAGCATCTATTTTAAGAAACAAAAAAGAAGGAACTAGACACAATGACAGAAGTACACGAATTAAGATTGTATAATCTTTGATGCGTGGGTGACATGACATCTCACCCCAGCAGCCACACTACAAGATAATGCAATGTTCAAGAACGCGTAACTTGATATGCGTGGTTATAGATTATTCTATTCTAATGGAGGAGTGTGTTTCTTTAAATTCAAATCCTCCCAATTAATTAACCAAGTGTCATCTATAGTTTCAAGTACacataatgtataattactgataaATCGAGCATAGCTGTTATCAGTTATCCCCTGATGAACTGTGAAATAGATACACTGTATACCAATGATGGGAAGTTACCCCATATAGGAATAGTTGCTTCCATTTCGAGGGAGTTAAATTACCTATCATTATAGTAATCGTGTAGCACTCTGCAGGTCGTGAAGCTGAAACGAGGAACTCGTCAGTTACTGTGCAAAAATGGAAAAAGTtgatcatacaaacaaacaaggtaAGAGAATATTATCAGCCAAATGTTACTTTGGTGTCTTTTTACGGGTCAATACAAGTTGTAGTCAATTTACTACTGAGAGAGCAGAAGTTTGTAGTCCCCGCCCCACATTTATGTCCATTACtggtattacaatgtactatgtgAATGTAGATACGACTGGGAAGTAACATCTTCTTTCACGCGTACAGTACTTCCGGGTTTCATGCTGTTCGAAGTCCAATTtcttttgtataatttttaCAGCGACCAACTTACGAACAATATACAACATCGTTTAGTAAGAACAAGAGAATTGTGTGTCATAAAAGTAACGAGGAATACGTTATAAAGATTGTGATTTGACAATGTAGATATGTACGTGTATATACCAATGTATAATGCTAAAATAGAGACATTACTTCCTTGTAGGTGGTAAAGTTTGGGGCGAAATCAAGAAAACACAAGAGGCGTATCTTGATGGTGAAAACCAGGTAAAAATCAAATTGTGACGAAGACTTGAAACTAAAAAGATTTTTTTAGACAGCATCTTGTCCGTTAACGTTTTTGTCTCCTACTTCTCCGTCTTCTGTATCCCCTTTTTATCTTGTCATCCTTTGCTCATCCTTACTGTTATCAATTCCTACCTAGTAgttatgtacgtatgtacaaaTAGACATTgtcaaatacatatacattcaaaGGCCAAGGTTTTAATCCCAGGATCTCACatcagtgttatcttatcaatgtaGCCATAATGATGAgttaggattattcttttgttcaggaccaattTTTTCTATCTGTCAGATAACAGGTTTTCACATCCAATTTCACACAATTTTAAACCGAATGGGAACTTGGCTTTTGATTAAGATGAAGTAAGTATTGACTGTAAATATTGAACTAATAGCAAAGTACACATTATTGAGTATACTTCCATACTGACATTCCAGTAACTTAGTACCACAGGTGCCATTGTTGTAATACTGACATACAAGGTTACTTATTTTTTGTTCCAAGGTAAAAGAAACGTTATGAAACCAGTTTGTAAGTGTTTTATTTCTGTGATTTGTAAGTGTTTTATttctgtgataaaaaaaaacaatacaaaaaattgTTAGCCCAACACAATAAGCAGGAAGATcagaaaacaattcattttggtAGAGTCAAATGTTTTGACCCTTTAACTCACCAATCATTATTGTCCTTGTCAACATTTGACCCTCTACCTCATCCATCATTGAGAATATCTTGCCTATGGAGTAGTGAGGTCATAAAGTCAACTGAACAAAACATGGTACTGTACGCAGTAGTCAATAAGTGTAGCATGTAGTAATGAATCACTGTTAATTATAGAGTAACAGATCTGTTTATTTCAGAAGTAAAGTCAAACGTTTATAGAgtttactgtatattttaaaggccagggtttcaatcccaaggTCTACatcagtgttatcttatcagtgaagccataaggattagggggggggggggggattagtacataggatcattcttttgttttggaccaactttttctatagttctgCTAAACAACTTTATTCTCACATGAATTTTAATCGTAATCTGAACTGGACATGCTAGGATGTTTTGTTGTATAATATTTAATTTAGCTTCTTGTAATTATAGTAAATATTATAGCAACTGTGACAATTAAGGGGAAAGGATACCATGTGGATTTACTGTGTAATAAAAACCTGGATGTTAAGTGAGATAAAATgagttggtttcattcactttcttTCATCAATACAGAACTGACATTGATCAAAACTTAGGAGGAAGTGAGGTATGGGCCTTGGTAGGGAATTTCCCTTACAAATGCATAGTTGATACAATGACAATGATAACAGGGCAAGTTTGACAAAGCTTATACTAGTATTTCACTTCTACCTAAGTTGTGACACAGACGAGGAAGAAAGATTGATGTCAGCTCTTGTTGAACGTAATGAACACAAGATATCCTTTCCTTTGAAACAAttaatatataatgatgtaatatttttatgtaCTAAATGATCAAAATAAGTCTTAGTAAAAAATTCTTAGTAGCTTATGTTTTCTTcaccctgtctgtctgtctgtctgtctgtctgtctgtctgtctgtctgtctgtctgtctgtctgtctgtctgtctgtctgt
The nucleotide sequence above comes from Glandiceps talaboti chromosome 10, keGlaTala1.1, whole genome shotgun sequence. Encoded proteins:
- the LOC144440962 gene encoding peptidyl-prolyl cis-trans isomerase NIMA-interacting 1-like, translated to MAESLPSGWELKYSRSHDGRPYYLNIHTKQSQWEKPTPPSSDTVRASHLLVKHRQSRRPSSWKEENITRSKEEALEILKGHRQAIATGQVDFSQLASTESDCSSAKNGGDLGPFKAGQMQKPFEDATFALNIGELSQPVFTDSGIHIILRTG